From Buchnera aphidicola (Mindarus keteleerifoliae), the proteins below share one genomic window:
- the lysS gene encoding lysine--tRNA ligase, translated as MNYQEKKNISETKTKIDQKKIRRKKLDFICSKGFNFPNKFKPTISVKKIIENYNNIESVKLKENNVAVKVAGRIIRQRFMGKAAFIVLKQGYMEIQIYITQQIILSNKYIDKFKDLDLGDIIGVKGILFRTKTKELSIYCKDIELLTKSLRPFPNKYHGLLDQETRYRKRYLDLISNKKIFTIFETRSNIISKIRSFMKKNKFLEVETPMIQTIPGGADARPFITHHNTLNMNMYLRISPELYLKRLIVGGFNRIFEINKNFRNEGISNRHSPEFTMMELYSCFDTYKEMMIIIEQLIKELVCKISKKKIITYGKNEINFKTPYKKISIKNAILKYNPNINSSDLESLSSIKKISKKLNIEMKEDWMIGKFIIEIFEKTVEKKIIQPTFITEYPIEVSLLARKKNSNKNIAERFEFFIAGYEIANGFSELNDAIDQKKRFKQQINKKNIDKSNIFFYDEDYIKALEYGLPPTAGLGLGIDRLIMLLTNQKNIRDVILFPILKNISEKK; from the coding sequence ATGAATTATCAAGAAAAGAAAAATATTTCTGAAACTAAAACAAAAATTGACCAAAAAAAAATTAGAAGAAAAAAGCTAGATTTTATATGTTCTAAAGGGTTTAATTTTCCTAATAAATTTAAACCAACTATTTCAGTTAAAAAAATAATTGAAAATTATAATAATATAGAAAGCGTAAAGTTAAAAGAAAATAATGTAGCTGTTAAAGTTGCTGGAAGAATTATCAGACAAAGATTTATGGGCAAGGCAGCATTTATTGTACTTAAACAAGGTTATATGGAAATTCAAATATATATAACACAACAAATAATTTTATCTAATAAATACATTGATAAATTTAAAGATTTAGATCTAGGTGATATCATAGGAGTAAAGGGAATATTATTTAGAACTAAAACTAAAGAATTGTCTATTTATTGCAAAGATATTGAATTATTAACTAAATCATTACGTCCTTTTCCTAATAAATACCATGGGTTACTAGATCAAGAAACACGTTATAGAAAAAGATATTTAGATTTAATTAGTAATAAAAAAATTTTTACTATTTTTGAAACTCGTTCAAACATTATAAGTAAAATTCGTAGTTTTATGAAAAAAAACAAATTCTTAGAAGTAGAGACCCCTATGATACAAACTATTCCTGGAGGAGCAGATGCCCGTCCTTTTATAACTCATCACAACACTTTAAACATGAATATGTACTTAAGAATTTCTCCAGAACTATATTTAAAAAGACTAATTGTAGGGGGGTTTAACAGAATTTTCGAAATAAATAAAAATTTTCGGAACGAAGGAATTTCTAATAGACACAGTCCAGAATTTACTATGATGGAATTATATTCTTGTTTTGATACTTATAAAGAGATGATGATCATCATTGAACAACTAATAAAAGAATTAGTTTGTAAAATATCCAAAAAAAAAATTATTACTTATGGAAAAAATGAAATAAATTTCAAAACACCATATAAAAAAATTAGTATTAAAAATGCAATTCTTAAATATAATCCTAATATTAATTCTTCAGATTTAGAATCACTTTCTTCAATAAAAAAAATTTCAAAAAAGTTAAATATAGAAATGAAAGAAGACTGGATGATTGGGAAATTTATCATTGAAATTTTTGAAAAAACTGTAGAAAAAAAAATAATTCAACCTACTTTTATAACAGAATATCCTATTGAAGTTTCATTATTAGCAAGAAAAAAAAATTCTAATAAAAACATTGCTGAAAGATTCGAATTTTTTATTGCAGGCTATGAAATAGCTAACGGTTTTTCTGAACTTAATGATGCTATAGATCAAAAAAAAAGATTTAAACAACAAATAAACAAAAAAAATATAGATAAATCAAACATTTTTTTTTATGATGAAGATTATATTAAAGCTTTAGAATATGGTTTACCTCCAACAGCTGGACTAGGACTTGGAATAGACCGCTTAATAATGTTATTAACCAATCAAAAAAATATTCGAGATGTAATTTTATTTCCTATATTAAAAAATATATCAGAAAAAAAATAA